Below is a genomic region from Neurospora crassa OR74A linkage group VII, whole genome shotgun sequence.
ATACTCTGAATCCGTTATGCTGTCGCTATGATACGTTCTGCCGTTCATAGTACGGTATCTGAGGATACTCGAACCGATGGAAGCAGTCGAGCTCTCGACATCGCTTCCAAGGGTCGAATccgcatcatcatcttcttcctcttgggGAAGTCCCTGTAGTATCGATGTGAGTGATCAGTTCCCACCATGATTGCAGTGGGCTTGTGAGCTTGTGGTCGGTACGTACCTGTTCAGCCCAGTGAGATCCAGGAAGAGGGGCATTCGTTCCAGCAGCGGGAGTGGCAGGAGCAGGCGTGCGTCCCCTCGTCGCAACCGCTGGAGTGGCAGGAGCAGGCGTGCCTTCTTTTGCAGTAGCTGGCGTCGCAGGAACAGGCGTGGATTCTCTTGCAGCTGCTGGAGTGGCAGGAACAGGTGTTGATTCCCTTGCCCGGGCAACTGCTGGGGTGGCAGGAGCGGGTGTAGATTCTCGCGAAGCTGCTGGAATcagagcaggagcaggcgtGGATTCCCTCGCAGCTGCTGAAGTTTCTGGAGGAGGCGTGGGTGACTTTGTTCGCGCCTTTTTCGCCGGAGAAGCCATGATGAAATCTTGGATCTTGGATATGCTAACCGTCCTGGCTGGACTGGATTTCGAGGTTTCGTTgggtggaaaaaaaaaaaaaagaaaagatgaTGGACTGTCCAAGAAGGGAAATGTTTCGGGTGCCAGAGCCGTCGGGATTTATAACATCGATGAGCTACTTTAGGCCGGGTGCCCAATTCACACCGTGCTGTCGAAAATGTAACATCGGAATTCGGAAACCATAACATAACATCTACCGCACTCACCGCCTAAAATTCCACTTGGTGGTGCCCGGGGTGTCCAGTTCAACGCCGGTTTGTTATTTAGCGCGGTGCTTGCGACTTTGGTCCGCAAGACAACACAGAAAAATAACGAGACAGCCACGTCCAAGGAAGCAATTGCTTGATGGAAAAATGGTGAAATGGTGATTGAGTTGAGCAGACGGAAGTATGTAAGGTACCTGCTGATGAAGCCCGCGCTAACGAATGTTCCAGGGCAAGAATGTAGCAGTGTAGGGTACCGAAGTACCGATGCATCTCGCATCCAACACGGTGTGTGGTATGATTTTTGCTAGCGTCTTACCACGTGGAAGGGTGGAACACGGTTGCTTTGAAATCCGGTGACACCCGGCAGACAGTTTATTCCGCCGCAAGCTCGTCGTTCTGAACATCCATCGTGCATCACCCTCACCAGAAAAGccgtcccttcttccttctcttgccCTTTGACCGCCCTCGCTTCCTGCTCGCTACGAATTGTACCTTGCTGTTGGAGCATCTCAGCAGAGCGGGAGGCCGGCACGTGGCAGGGTAAGGCTGAGAGGATACCTCTTCGCACAATCTGGGGTCTACCTTGTTGAACAATTATGAGGCCTAAAATGGAACCGGGATGTGAATTGATGTTTCCGGGTCTCAGCTGAACAGAGTCTGGCAGTAAGAATTGGTGTAGCTTGTTTAACTTGGATCCTTCCTGGTATGAAAGACTTTGCCTTTCCGTTTGGCGAATCTGTCTCGGATGCCGACGACTGTCCTGGTCGGGTGTCAAGAAAACGGTGCTGACTGGTAGAACAACGACACCTAGCCGATCGAAGATGCATATGAGCTATGCTGGTCGGCTGAACCGGGTAGTGTACTATATCAACGTTGCTATGCCGATCCGGAGTAATTTCGTCTCAATGTGTAAAACCCTCCATCACACCACGATTTTCCCTCAACTGCATGATATATCGGTAGGGTCGCTGCGCTATATCTTTTTCGACCCGGCAGCATCTGACCAGTGAAAAGCAAGACCGTTTTACCCCGACAGTCTGGCCACTGTAAATCAACGGTTCTCCTGGCCAGGTGTTCATTGCCGACAAGACTGGACTGGGGTCTGGTATCCGGTACCCGACACAGGGCCAAGGCCTGATTGGATTAACGACGACAACCCCTGCGAGCCGGTATAGAACTAGACCCCGCTCGGCTCTTCTTTCGCACCAGGCCGGTGTACTTGAGACTGATGACGAATTGGCGGTGCTATTCCGTCCATGTCGGAACTAGGTACGCAAAGTGTAGAGACTTATCTCAGAGCTCGAAACAGTCGCATAAGACCACGCTTCCGAGCTGTGTTACCATTGTCAGCAGCCCCGATGTGACGATTCGGAGATACATATGTAGGCGACGCAAGCGCGGGGCACCGTGAGCGGCCGCGTGGCTTGAAATATTGTCTGTCTGTCCTACATACTGTGTGTGCTGCGAGAGAAGATGAAGCATAGAAGGGGATCGGAAGAAGGCATGCTGGGGTCTTGGACGACGAATGCCACCAGCGATGATTGGTTACCGAGCAGCCACATAACCACATTGGCTCGGGATTGCATTGCAACAACTGGGAGTGTGTGATCCTACGTGAAGATGGCCCCGACGATGCGAAAGAAGCTGGAGGGATCAGCAACATTGAAGGCTTAGTCGAGGTGGTGCACCCCGACAGTCTCGGTCCAGTTGGTCCTTGGGATGAATGACAGGTCAAAGTTCtgtcttttttgtttttcttccttcttcgtgATTTGGATTGCTGTGGCCGACGGTATTGGGAAAGGGGGAACTATATCCACACCGATCGACCAATCGAATGCCGATGAGGAACTGGGGATTTTGTCTTGGTGTTGCGACGCTGTGGCTTACACTAAGGTACACAGTACACATTGCTGTTCACTGTTCTATCTCATGTTGGAATGAATTCTCAAATTCATTAGAAGCACTGAAGCACTGCAGTGCAGAGTGACGTCAAAAGTAACTGAAGATTGGCGATGTCGGCGAGTGTTGCAGTGGTTGCGTCGGTCGGCCGGTCGGTCGTCCCTTCCTCGCGGcacttcaccaccacacagAGATGCTTATCAGCACGTCGTCTTGTCTTATCACTGCAAGCACTTCCACAATCGGAGCCAAGAAATGGCCTAAACCGAATCAGGGGCAAGAGTCCGGCAGCTGTTTTCACCACCCAACAACTCGTCGTTTCAATGGCAGCGCTGGATTACCTGTCGATGTTTTATTCTCAGACTCCCCGCGTTGCGGAAGGGTTTGCCTGTTTTCGCCAAGCGGGAGATCCCCCAGAAAATGATGTATCTGGTCTCTTCCCCTCTCTCCTTGGCAATGCCTGGCCGTCCTCCTCGTGGGGGCTGATAATGTCACCTCGCTGGTTTTTGCTGATATCTTCTAGGTAGGTTAGTAGCCATTGATAACGCCGACCGTCTGGCCACAGGATTGGGGGATTCCGAACCCCGTTATCCTTCTCGCCGTTCACCTTCAGCTTGCACCTCGAGTTGTATGTGCCTCTCTCTTGCTTATCTGCCGTCGacgacaaaaaaagaaaggccTCGCCCGAGTACCACCCACCCAACTGCGCATATCTCCTTGCTGCGTGATACCCGATCCAGCGCCACGGCGCCCATATCAAGATGACGGACCAAAAGAATACTTATAGGCCATGGCAAACCCTAGGCCTGGCGCCTCCTTGCGACTGGCAATTGTACTTGTCAAGATAGTCGTCGATCACATACTCACTCAGCCACGGATCAAGAACACAATCAACAGACAGAACAAATCAGGACGATAAGCACAAATCTTCACACCCAGACCGAAAAGTCCTCCAAGATGGCCGAGCCAGAAATTGTGCCTGTCACCGAGTGGCCGGACTGGCATGCCAATCCCAACGGAGGTGATCCCTTCACGCAGAACCTGAACTCACCCTATGACAAGGTTCGTCGATGGCATCGGACACTGGCAATATCAAGGAAAGAAGCAAGCAACTAACCTGGTTTGTGTTATATCTGCTCAGGGCGACCTATGCTGGATGCTCGTGTGCACTGCCCTATGCTGGCAAATCACCCCGGCCATTGGCTTCCTCTATGCCGGAATGCACCGCAGGAAGGCGGCTCTGACCATGGTCCTCCAAAGTCTCTTCTGTGCTTGCGCTTGCGGAATCCAGTTCTGGATATACGGTTACTCACTGTACCAGGCACGAACAACAAACCCCATCCTCGGAGACTTGTCTTTGGCCGTGTTCCGAAATGTGCTTGCTCAGCCATCCATGGCCAACTCGGATATTCCTGATATTCTGTGTATGATCCTCTTCCCATGTCAGACTTCCGCCGGCTAACATTTGTCCCAGATGCTGCCTTTGGCTTTACCTTCGTTTCTTGCACTGCCATGATCTTGGCCGGAGCCATGCTTGAACGCGGCAGGCTATTGCCCAGTAtgcttttcctcctctgctGGACTACTTTTGTTTACTACTTGTAAGTCCATCGCCAAGATCCAACTCTCACAATCACTGACTTTATCCTCTGCAGCATTGCATATTGGGAGTGGAACCCTAGCGGATGGTTATACAAACTCGGTGTCTACGATTTCGCCGGCTCCGGTCCTGTTCACATCGCCAGCGGCTTCGGTGCCCTTGCCTGGTCTCTGATGCTCGGTCCGCGTGTCGCCGACTCGGACGTCGTTGACCGTAAGAAACTCGTTCACCACAAGCCCCACAGTCCGCTGTTGATGTGCCTCGGAACTGTCTTCATCTGGTTTGGCTGGTTCGCCTTCAATGGCGGCAGTACACCCAACCTGAGCCTGCGGTCCATCTACGCCATTGTCAACACGAATCTGGCAGGATGCGGAGGTGGCGTCGGTTGGGTCTTGATCGACTATCTCTACAAGAGAAAGTTCAGCTTGGTTGGCTTTTGCTCGGGTATTATTGCGGGCTTGGTCGGAATTACCCCTGCAGCGGGTTATGGTGCGTTCTCTGTTGCTTTCTCCGGGCTACCTCCAAGTGCTCGTTTGACTGACTCGAAGCTTGCGCAGTCCCCGTCTACGTAGCCTCGCTCATCGGCTTCCTCACCTCCGCCACCTGCTACTACGCCGCCAAGTACAAGCATCTCCTCTCTGTTGACGACGGTCTCGACATTTTTGCCATTCACGGCGTGGGCGGTTACGTCGGTGATCTTTTGACGGGCATCTTTGCCGACAACTTTGTTCCCGCTCTCGATGGCTATTCAGGCAGCTCCTATGCAGGGGGCTGGTGGAACCGCAACTTCCGCCAGCTTGGACTTCAGTTCGCCGGCGCAACCACTGCCGCGGCCTGGTCCTTTGTGGTGTCGTGTATCTTGCtgttcatcatcaacaagatTCCTGGCTTGCATCTGCGCGCGAGTGAGGACTCGGAAATCAGGGGTCTGGATATCAAGTACTTGGAGGatgtggatgaggagggaTTTTATATGAACGAGTGTATACTGCACGGGCGTACGCCGCCGAGGTGTTCTGGGTCGTTGAAGGCTCCTACGTCGGTTACGGAGCCGGTTGGTGTTGAAGGAGGTGAAAAAAGGGATTAGATGGAGGTGTTCTTGAGACTTTGTAAACGAGGCGGCACTGCTTGGTTAGCTCATCATGAATTTTGAAGAATTTAAGGCGTAGCCCAGTGCGTCTCCGGCCATCGGCAAAATGCTGACGGAGTTGAGAGAGAACGGGAGCCCTCTGTTCCGATGCAAGATGCAAGGGTCATGTTGTTGCTAGTGGTGGACTTGGACAGCACGATGAGGGAAAGCGCACGACATTGACATCGACGTCGATTTACCTTTTTGACACTtcaaatatatactttttcCAATTA
It encodes:
- a CDS encoding ammonium transporter 1, which produces MAEPEIVPVTEWPDWHANPNGGDPFTQNLNSPYDKGDLCWMLVCTALCWQITPAIGFLYAGMHRRKAALTMVLQSLFCACACGIQFWIYGYSLYQARTTNPILGDLSLAVFRNVLAQPSMANSDIPDILYAAFGFTFVSCTAMILAGAMLERGRLLPSMLFLLCWTTFVYYFIAYWEWNPSGWLYKLGVYDFAGSGPVHIASGFGALAWSLMLGPRVADSDVVDRKKLVHHKPHSPLLMCLGTVFIWFGWFAFNGGSTPNLSLRSIYAIVNTNLAGCGGGVGWVLIDYLYKRKFSLVGFCSGIIAGLVGITPAAGYVPVYVASLIGFLTSATCYYAAKYKHLLSVDDGLDIFAIHGVGGYVGDLLTGIFADNFVPALDGYSGSSYAGGWWNRNFRQLGLQFAGATTAAAWSFVVSCILLFIINKIPGLHLRASEDSEIRGLDIKYLEDVDEEGFYMNECILHGRTPPRCSGSLKAPTSVTEPVGVEGGEKRD